In one Rhodococcus sp. B50 genomic region, the following are encoded:
- the pdhA gene encoding pyruvate dehydrogenase (acetyl-transferring) E1 component subunit alpha, translating to MVVPTAYPVQLIQPDGRRVLDTEYGPLVADIGPDELRGLYRDMVVARRLDAEATALQRQGELGLWAPLQGQEAAQVGSARALAPDDYVFTSYREHAVAWCRGVDPADMTRLWRGCGLSGWDPQSVATTNPAIVVGAQGLHATGYAMGAKLDGAEIATVVYFGDGATSQGDLSEALVFSVSWGVGVVFICQNNHWAISVPTHVQSPVPLARRAAGFGMPAVQVDGNDVLAVLAVTRRAVRHARDGAGPFFVEALTYRMGPHTTSDDPTRYRTPADLEEWKARDPIDRLRRLLERERHVDENFFDEVRTVADEAAMQLRRGALAMPDPEPAALFDHVYTTEHPLIEQERADYARYLASFGPADEEARR from the coding sequence ATGGTTGTACCGACCGCCTATCCGGTCCAGTTGATCCAGCCCGACGGGCGACGCGTCCTCGACACCGAGTACGGCCCACTCGTCGCCGACATCGGCCCCGACGAACTGCGCGGGCTCTATCGCGACATGGTCGTCGCACGACGCCTCGACGCGGAGGCGACGGCCCTCCAACGGCAGGGTGAGCTCGGCCTCTGGGCACCGCTCCAGGGCCAGGAAGCCGCCCAGGTCGGTTCCGCCCGGGCACTCGCGCCCGACGACTACGTCTTCACCAGCTACCGCGAGCACGCTGTCGCGTGGTGTCGCGGCGTCGATCCCGCCGACATGACACGCCTGTGGCGCGGGTGCGGGCTGTCGGGGTGGGATCCGCAGTCGGTGGCCACCACCAATCCGGCGATCGTCGTCGGCGCCCAGGGCCTGCACGCCACCGGTTACGCGATGGGCGCGAAACTCGACGGAGCCGAGATCGCCACCGTCGTGTACTTCGGCGACGGTGCCACGAGCCAGGGCGACCTCTCGGAGGCCCTCGTGTTCTCCGTCAGCTGGGGTGTCGGCGTGGTGTTCATCTGCCAGAACAACCATTGGGCGATCAGCGTGCCCACCCACGTACAGAGTCCTGTCCCCCTCGCCCGGCGCGCCGCCGGGTTCGGGATGCCGGCCGTGCAGGTCGACGGCAACGACGTCCTCGCAGTCCTCGCGGTGACCCGCCGCGCCGTCCGCCATGCCCGCGACGGAGCCGGACCGTTCTTCGTCGAAGCTCTCACCTACCGCATGGGCCCGCACACGACCTCCGACGACCCCACCCGTTACCGCACACCCGCCGACCTCGAGGAGTGGAAGGCACGCGACCCCATCGATCGGTTGCGCCGGCTACTCGAACGCGAACGGCACGTCGACGAGAACTTCTTCGACGAGGTCCGGACGGTCGCCGACGAGGCCGCCATGCAGCTGCGGCGCGGCGCGCTCGCAATGCCCGACCCCGAACCCGCTGCACTGTTCGACCACGTCTATACGACGGAGCATCCGCTCATCGAACAGGAACGTGCCGACTACGCCCGGTATCTGGCGAGTTTCGGCCCCGCGGACGAGGAGGCACGACGATGA